Sequence from the Solea senegalensis isolate Sse05_10M linkage group LG1, IFAPA_SoseM_1, whole genome shotgun sequence genome:
TGTTATTTGGGTAACAAAGGACAGTCTCCGGTGGGACGATGGTGTCAACACAGAAGTTGATATAGTccgtcacacacactgtgagcccATCAATGTCCTCTCCATGCGGCTCACAGAGCGTCTGCCAGTCTGTCACTTCAAAGCATCCCCGCAGTGTCTCATAGGCCCCATCAGACCATCTCCTCACGATCTTTGTGGTTACAGGCTGGCTCTTCACCACCGGCACATAACAGGGTTTGAGGTGAATCAGGTTGTGATCTGACCTGCCAAgtggggggagaggagaggagctgtaTGCCTCCTTAGCATTAGCATACAGCAAGTCAAtggttctctcctctctggtgggACAGCTCACATACTGTGTGAATGTGGGGAGTGTAGTGTCCATGGTGATATGATTAAAGTCACCCGAGATAGCAATGAATGCACTTGGGTGCTGAGTCTGTAGCTGGGCTATGGCAGAGTGAATAGAGTCATTTGCCGACGTCGGGTTTGCAGAGGGGGGGACATAAACAGCCACCATGATTACCTGTGAAAACTCCCTGGGCAGATAATAAGGTCGAAGTCCAACAGCACAAAGTTCCATGTTCGGGTCACAGATGATCTCCTTGATGGTGATGTGAGCGGGGTTGCACCATCGGTTGTTTACCAGCACAGCGACACCCCCACCTTTGCGCTTGCCGCTCTTGGCGCAGTCTCTGTCGGCCCGTACGGTGTGGAAGCCCGCGATGGAGACGTTGTCATCAGGAATATCCTGGTGCAGCCATGTCTCTGTAAAACACATTATGCTGCATTCCCGATACTCCTTCTGGCTCCGGGCTAGCGCTGTCAGCTCGTCCATCTTGTTGCCCAGGGACCTCACGTTCCCCATGATGAGAGAGGGGAGACACGTCTTAAATCTCCGCTTTTCTAACCTCCGCTGTCTCAACccgttgtttttcttctgtttcaatCCTCCTCTGCGTCCCCGATGCGTTTTTCTCCGTAGCTCCGCTGGAACCTCTGCCGGTCTGTCCGCTGGGCCAGCCGGCTTCAGGTCGATCAGCTGTTCTCTGGAGTAAACAATCTGATCGGCTTGGACTCGTTGTGCTGCGATGCCGGTTTGTAGCAGTATCACAGCGAGCAAAAAGGCAATAATATTAACAACCAGCATAATTAAATAgagggttttaaataaaataaaatagtttaaaagtAAAGAAGTTTAACAAGAGAAAAAACGAATAAAATACGAAAGAATAGGAAAGTTACACGGAGCGACTACAACAGGCTGCACGCGTGTTGACGCATGCGCACTAAtttttactatttactatttacacagcacactggatctggagcatttgacattacgttcagattagtgtgaaattttaacaaattcatcctgtgggccggattggaccctctggcgggccggttctggcccccgggccatatgtttgacacccctgagttAAGGGATACACCACTGACCCTCTCCCTTCCTCAACATCCTGATGggacagagaagcagcagttAGAGGCTCATCTCACTGTGTTGTGGGATAGAAAGGTAGCAGGAAATCTTTGGTCCCCACAGTCGTCAGGCTTTTTAACAGTGACTGTTGATCGGTCCACCTACACCCTAACAATGGGCACGTTGCAATTAACAGTGCaattagtatttatttagtttctgcCTTTTACTATTTATCTGTTCTTTTGCTGTCTGCCTTTTATACTTACATGTGAAGAGCTGCTGGACAATGTCAATTTCCCCcatgtgggatcaataaagtttgtaTCTACGAATCTCTATCCTCCTTTGCAGGGTGCTTTTGTCTGCCATGCCAACCAGCATTACCAAGTTTCTGTTACTGAGACTTAATTATACAATACTTAAACGGCCTCCAATGAACTGTCAATTTATGATTTGCTGATAACTGATATTCATCTGAATGATTAACCATTTAAGATGCCCAGTTTGTAAAAACAGCAGTTAAATTATCTTTTGCATGCTATTATCATTTAGCAGCAAATATTTAGAAAAATTTACACGATTCACTGTTGCAGTTTTAACCAGGAAAACACAAATGGTACAAATGGAGGAAGGTTATGACATTTATTAGAAACACCTGCCGGATTGGAATCATACAAATGCAGCACAAAATGTCTGTTTAGGGAAACTCTAAATCCATGAACCCTCTTCTCCTTCCAACATCCTCATCTAATCCATGAACTTTACTACAAGATGACAGGCGAGTTGCCCAGAACATGACTTAATGGCTTGTTTTTGaaccaataaaaaacaaacaatgcacaAAATAACTCAGAATTAACTGGGTGTTGAGGGTGTGTGTCTATATCCATTCACAACAATCCCAGTTTGTATTCCACCATCATGTGAGGCTCTCCCATCATTTCACTCTGAGCTGGATCTAAAAGGTGAAAAGGACACAAATGCAGGTTAGATTTGACACAGATAGGACAAGTCACTTTGGTCAAAGATGGCTGCAGACGGGAagaatgcacttattgtaagtcactttggataaaagcgtctgccaaatgacatgtaacgtaatgtaaGAGAAACTGACCGTTGAGGATGTCCTCAAAGCCGATGGACTCGTCGCCGCCTCGCAGCGTATCTAGAGCCAGGTTTGAACTCTGTAAGAATGGCAGGCGCTGGATCTGAAAGAAGGATGGACAGACATGAGGATTTAGGACTGTTGTGAAGattaaacagagaaaaaaaagaggagtaTAAGGGAAGGAGAAGGAGTTATCAGATATGAGGTTACCTGTCTGGCTGCTCTGTACTCCATTTGCAGCTTGAGAGGGGCATGAAGACCCTGGATGTTTCTGAGAGTGGAATAATTCATCCTTTCCTGGTTCAACTGGAACTGagcaccacaaaaaaaaacatctgtcagACATACAGGCAGACCTGTCACCAGACCTCAGTCAACATGGTGGTCCTATGAAGGGGGCAAGATTATTACATCTAAAGtacatgtattttttatcaTCCTATACTCCATTTGCGCAGCACGTAATCATCACGTTAAACATAACCAACAGCAATATGACCAGGTATAGCCTACAACCAGCGCGGAATTTGTAAATCATAAGGTGCCGGAATGCAAAGTATACATAGGACAGCGCAGGGATGAGGAGACGGACACAGGTCCAAAACGCATACAGAAAACGGTgctaaataacaacacacaaatgctcACTTACAATGCTGTGGGACTTACAAacctgtttaaaataatatccaTGGTATAAATGTTATGACAATAATTTACAACTATTAAATGCCCACATCACCACTAGTGGGACCATAGGCGTCAGATACGGCAGGGACATGTCCccagcactatttatgatcaacaattTTGACCCCATCActtctaaatgttttatttataatggtgatacatttttcaatttatcattaacactcgaacCAGTGAAAATAATGTACCTACTAGAAATACCATAGTGTTCATTTTGAACGTTCATAATTCATTTGCATATCATTTCCATAATCAaagaagaaagtgaaaatgaatagATGTGCAATGTGAATCACAGGAACTCACTAATTCGCTCCACTACTAAAGCTTAAAGGTTTGGTTCTGACGTGTCACACTGAAAGAAAAGCACATGGGAGGACCTCACCACTTGAAATACCGTAGAATACCATACCAAGATCATGTAGTATGTATTTCGGTTATATAATATCTATGGCGTATAATTGTCAATATTTATTGTACATTcatagatgtgaaaatgcacttttattatttattgactgTGTCCACAAGAATGGCATGACAGTGCAGCTTATATTCATTCAAGTCAAGATAAATTGCCTACCAACAAttgtagattattattttttattttgtatcttAATTTGCAGCTTTTAGTGCACACATGTGCAAGTTAGGAGACGATTGTGATTGTGTAAAAGTTCAGCAACATTGCTCAATATTCTAGTTCTCTGTCTGCATGAACAGTAGCACTTAGAGTTAGGACAGAGCCATTGTGGATTTTCACAAGGATGTTTCATGTGCAGTAGGAGTGcagatttaaacacaaaaaaaacacacaaaaaacacaacgcTGAAATCAGAAGGAAATGATTTCATAAAGATAAAACGTGTGAAATTATATATTATGAATTCTGAAGAAAAGCAGCAACATGTTTGTTGACAGACTCCAATCATTGGTGGTTATtctcagcagtgctgttgttAAGGTTAATGCTGCACTGTGTGGTGGAAACCAGCATGATCCGagttacagttttgttttggctgAACACAACAGGTCACCAACCTCACTGCATTAACAGGCATTATAAAGACGGATGTTATAGCCACAATAGGCACATTAAAGCCATCAGTAGAGATCAGTTCAGGCAGAGTGAGTgaacattcaaacattcattcatccatttgtCTCTCACAGCTCAGATTTACTCACGTTCTTTTCTGACAGCTCCAGTGGGTGACTGGGAAGGAGCTCATTCTTCACACTGGTAAAGCTACTCAGCAACAGAACAACAGCAGAATGTATTTGACATGgttatgatttttttgtatatatgtgaTATAGTTCCCTACAGTGTAATATACCTCGATTAATACTTGATTTCTGAGGCAGATATAAAATGAGGTTATATAATATTAATGCCCTTACCAGAATCATGTTATGACTAGATGATTATGATATGAGAATCCTTTAGAAAATAAATTTTCTAAAGGATTCCAAGTCATATctaaaactgactttttttttaaaactgagtTTTACAAACAAGTACAGAAACATAAGATACATGTGTTTCCattgctgtgttgttgtgattaaaattaaaacctAGTACACAGTGGGGATGAACATTAGTTTCACACACAGCTTACAAGTATAGAATaacattactgtaattgagcACTTTGTGTAATGgtactttttaaagtattatttaaaaattgtaACTTCACTTTAATTCCATAATGTTTTGTTTGACGTACAGTATAAACAAGTAAATTCACACAAGAAAACACCaaattgtcttatttttgtgtttgttggtgAAGGAAAGTTCACAATGTATGTCACTATCAATGActattttgtacatttattttaaaaatgttttatgggACAGTCTGCACCAAAATTACAACCAACAAACCTATTTTGTGTCACGTGTCAACATGCTTAGTTATATAAGTTCGCTAATTAAATACCATTTCCCTCCATTATTATATTGATATACCCATCTTATAAATGTCCAAGCTAATAATAAAATGCCGATTGAAAACTCACCCGCTTCGCAAAGAGTCCTGGATTCCATACTGTCCCTGAGGACAGAGGCCTGACACAGGAACACTGTCCTTCAGCTGAGAGCGGAGTCCCCGGGTGTTCTGTCAGATATAGGAGACAGAAAGGatcaacatacagtaaaaacCTCATCTACTCACATCTAACAATAAGCCTCGTTCTCCGGGAGCTTCTGAACCCAACTCCATCACTCAAGGCGGAGCTAACAGCTAGCATTAGCTGCAGTGACTAATCAGATCCATCACTACCGGCATCCACAAACACGGCACAAAGGCTCGGAGAAGGGAAACTCATTAAGGTTCGCCCTCATAAAAATAACTGCACTGCTACCAGCAAACACAGGATAAGAAAATAACTCAGATATCACCATCTCCCGTACCATTGTGACTGAGTAGCTTCCACTTTCTTTTCACTTCAACGTTCGTAACAGTCGCGGTTTTACTGCGACATATCCGCATTCAAGCGGAAGTATACGCAGCTTTCATGCGACATCACGCTCCAATGGGAACGCCTCCTGGAGGGCAAAACACGGATTTACAATACAAGGAACAGAGAAATGGTAACATCATTGATGTTTTAGCCAGTGTGtataatactgtatacataAAATCATGACCAAGCAAACACCACTTCAAAAAGTGGTGTGATCATATCtaaagtttttattatttatacacgTTTGTAACTCATTGTTGAGCACAGGGGgtatagctcagtggtagagcatttgactgcagatcaagaGGTCCCTGGTTCAAATCCGGGTGCCCCCTCATCTCCTTTTTGGACAAAGGCTAAGCTAATTTCTCATTTGGGACTTAGCACCACATGCCACCAAGACCCATATGATATTCTTAGATAGtttgttgtctttctctttttttgcatcTACATATAGGTAGTAGTACAACATTATAGACTTGTATACAAGCACATTAAACGAAGAAGTAACTTAAATAATTTCATATAATTCAGTGAGTCTGTGTCAAGAGTGACCTGATGGAAAAAGCACTGTAAACAGCCTTGTTCATAGCATTCTCACTGAATACACAGGTAGAATATTAATCAGCCTGaaacaaatctttattttaaatcaaagcaTGCTGTCTTGCACACTGTCTCAAGTCAGATAACTGctgtttaatttttgttttctgtagttCTCCACCTGGTGTGTACTGTAGTATACTCTGTTTTCAGTTGTATGTTTCTTCTGCTTGCTTTCAGTTTCTCGAGCAGACTCCAATGCATTTCACCGGGTTGGATGTCAGTGAAGGTCTGTGGAAGAAGCGGAAGATGAAAGCAaaggacaaacacaacacaataaaatgtaaacaaagaaatattgatttttttcctttcacagaTGATGCGATGCATGCTGATGTAAACACAGCCTTGTTAGTCATCAGAGACTGGTGTAATACGAAAACAGTTGAACCTTTGTTGGGCTCAGAGACTGCAGGCCAAACATCTCCACTCCTGCATGTATCTGCACAGGCACAAAAAGAGCACTATGtgaaaaaatgtcacagaatgACAGGAGGGACACAAACTGTGACCcagtttaaaaaacatcaatgaTCTACAGTTGACAGAGTGAATTACTCCTCAAAGCTGAGAGTGGTGGACCAGGTCAGAAACTCATCCAGCTCCCTCTCTTCCGTCTCATCTGCCTCAGCGTTGTCCATCATTTCCTTGGCCGTGCTCTGCTAAGAAGTCACCGTTTGACCATGCACAGAATGATTCTGCAGACGACCCTGGGTATACCTACAATGTACAATAGAGAGAACCTATAGTATTTAGTCTTCAAGCTCAATCAACCACACTGTTCAATGGAGTAGTGAAAGTCAATCTTTTTGTCTGCACCGATCTCTGCGGGCTCCACAATGGGAAGCACCTGTCAGACACAACACATGACCACAGGCTTAAAAAAGTCTGTTCCCATTGGGAAGAAACTTGAATGTCATACACTACATGTCTACACTACACTGTGTGTTATCATTTTATTTCGGGGATGCCAGACTCGTTTACGAAACACCAAAAACTAACATATACAGAGCTATATGGACGAAGAACAGGTGGAATGTGATGTTATCTCTGACAGCTTCTTCACTTTTATGTAGAACAGCCTCCAGCTGTTGTTCTCCATACGCTGGTACCACCCTGAACGGTCCTCCTGCATCTGACCCGAAGGTTTCTTCAGGCCTGGCTGGGTGTAGTCCTTTGGGCTACTGGCACACACATCTGTGATGGGTCGATGAGTGAAGATCTTATAGTAGATGTTGGGAGGGAAGGTGACCTAAAGAGAAGATATTAGCAGGCCGGTTGCTACAGTAAGATTCTTGACGACGCGTTGTGATTTAACACCCTTACCCCTCCAAGTCGAAACCTGATGAACaccccagcagcagcatccagcAGCTCTGCCTGCCACAGGAAAGTCTCACCTcactatttgttttatttccagttTGTATTTTAGCAAAAGCACTGTTGCTGGTACCTCTCAAGGATTGACAGTTTTGAGGATCGACTGTGGATCCCGCTGGTTGCAATGGTCGATCAGAAGTTTGAAATACCTGAAGACCTCTCTGTCCTAGCATGGGAGGAAAATTAGAGTTTTACTTTGTGCCTGCATCTGCAGATATAATACCAGCATTCatttgtctgcagcagcagaggcaaagTACCCACCACATATCTTTTCGAGGCTTTCTGAATGATTCTGGCTGCTGCCTGCTGTAGCAGATCTGCAGGGCCACCTTCCTGTGAGCTACAGGGTGAGGAGTTGTATTGAACTATTTTAGTCAATAATCTTAATTTACAAATTCTTGTAATCTTATAACAAATTCCATATTTCAGTACATCGCTGAAGTTTACACAGTGGTCTACTTGTAttttgttgaaatgtgttttattttgatgttatgCAGCTTTTTAATTGCATTACATTTAGTAAACAGACACAGTTACTAATCGTTTTaaagaaattagttttatgAAATAGAAAGGTAATAATCTACCCAACTGTGCaatgtgttcacacacatgcatgcatgcaggaCACTCTGTTATATACACATGGAACCAACCACTATTATAACCTTTGTGGGGAACTTAATACCAAGTAGCAGCAAAgacaaaactaaatatttaattgaaGTTTAACTTGGAAAAAGATGTGATTTTTCTGTCAtacttcaaataaaacaaaatgtgtaatttacAGCCACAAAACTACATATCAAAGATCTTACTGCTAATCCACTTAGAGTCAGCTCTCCTACACAAAGAGAACAGAATATCTGCTTATCTTGATGTTTCTGAATTCAGGAACTgcttttgtttgctgtgttcatGGATATTATATTAATGAATCACAGGTGGAGTCTCTCCAGTCAGTGTGAGAACCTCACAGTGGTGACATACCAACATGCCTGTGAGGACAAAGagttaataattaatataaaaaagaacATTACCTCATGGTTTTTAAACTGGCTCTCTCACTGAGCtgactcattttttatttggttacCAAGTAACTACCCATAATAAACCGCatagctttcaaaataaaaccatccTTTTAGGTGGCGCCCAAGATCATTGACGACAGCGCTGTTGTACATTCCCAAAGTACACAGACACGACCTCATAAAGTACAGGCTACACATTACAAGACATCTGAGCGCAAATATGTTCATTTAGGGCAGCCACACCTCCAGGAACTGGAATATGATACACACAGAGcatgtgtgcttttattgtgaaagcaGGTTAACTTCAGTTGTTGCTCAAGGAACTAATATCTAATTTTACATTCTAATATCACACCAACACCTGGAATCAAGTATCGCCCAAAAAGGAATCTTCTCACATCTAACCatgttaaaaagttaaatgtgaATTCAGAAACActttttggttttgtgttgtatgtgttacTGTCAACTATAATAAATGGCACACTGTCCTTTCCATATTAAGCTTCTGTTCTTTATTGTTTACCAGCTGCAATATCACAAATGGTATGATGGAAATCTCACTGAGTCTCTGTAAACATGGTTGCCATGCTACTCCTGCACTGATCTTGTTCTGCTTTGCTGACCTGTCTCCATCTCTACCATGGCtgtctccatttctctctccaTTCACTATGGCCACCCATCACACTTTCAGCCAATTTTCCCCTGTCCACAAATGTCCAAATAACATCCATCAGTCATTTTACAGTGTCATAATCAGTTGTGGTTTTCCGTGGTCACCATTCTGCCATAACTGCATTTCTATTTCAGCTCGTCCAAACATGTAACATGGCTGTGTATTTGTGCATGTTCATGCACATCTAAAAATGTTCCTGGTAGATCAACAAACAAGTGCATTCAATTTAGTTTTACTTGGCCGCCGCATCATGGCTGTATTTTGTGCTGGCTGCTGTGCCCTCCTTATTCCATATTCCATATTTCTTCATCTTGGTTGCCAAGCCACAAGGCCTGAGCTGTTTCACACGTGTCTCTTAACATAGCTACTGTGTCATGTCTGCCTGGCTGCTGTGCTTccatttctcatttctttgtctgtcttgGTCACTTCTCAGTAGCCTAAGGTGTGCGTCCGTCTCTGTATCTTGAGTGACTGaccgaaaaaaaaagaagctgccagattaataataaatgtgcaaacaccCGATGTCAATCACAGTATTAATATACAGTAGGGCATTAAATACTGGAGTTGAATTCCCAACCACAGACTGAATATTTCTCCACTTCAAcactacattttatttcaaatgctTTTCAATGTAACCAAAGAACACTTTACAACAGCAACTGGCAGCTTGTGGGTCAAAACTGTCTGGCCCAGAAGATCAATTCAAAaatctgaatgttttgtttaaactATTTTGTTTATCAGAATTTGGTGCCTTTTTATTCCGATAAGATTAAAAGAACTAAAtcaaaaagcagtttttttaaaacaaaacatctctTAAATTAGCCATTTCTGTGAAAGATTGAATAGTTtagattagaagaaaaaaaggttgttaagagaaaaagagatgaaggtatgtttatatattttgcCCCAGCATTAAAATCCTCTAAGGACAAATTTACTTGCCCACTCCTAATTTACCCAGTTAGTGATTTGACTTCACAGGTTTTTCCACATCTTTTATTCTAGTATTACATAGCATATAGTATTGTAGAGCAACCTATTTGTAATGTTCTTAATTTGAAAAGGAGTCAGGAATAAATAGTTTTTCCCCCCAATTACTTGAGGGCTGTAACTTGACCCTGTAGTACCCTGTAAATGGGCACTAAAGTCCTTCAGATATTTTAATCTGTTTGTGTCCTTGACATTTAAGCAACTTTAATCAAGATGTAAATCAGTTGGTATTTAATTAGCTGGATTTCAGCACTACAGAGAACAAGGTCAACAGAGGCGatcttccccttcttctctgttctgtgtgtgaggGATATCTGATCATATCATTGGCACTCAATCGTGCAGTTTCCAAAActagacaaggatccatctagTTTTGTGAATCAAGTCCACCATGGTATGACAACTGATGTAAACATGTTGGTCATGTAGAACAACGCAGTATTGAGCACCCATACTGAGCAGATAAAACACACCATCACAGACTGCAGCAGAATTCAAACCAGAACTAGTAGTTTGGGTGGCAGTAGACCACCTGCACTTAAAGGGGCCGTGTTAATCCAGGCCCAGTTACAATGGAAAGACCGAAGTAAGTGTTTTAAGTAAAACAGttgaaaactgcattttttaaaaacaggatgTTATAAAAATGAGTACTGTACATACCTGTATCAGGGGGAAAGCAAGATATGCTTTGTTCCCATTGATTTTCAATTGTGGGAGAATGTGTGAAGGGTAATCTGTGTTAACctagaatataaaataaattataaggACTTGAATGTCTTTGTCTTAAGTGAGATCATGCTTTTTACTAAGTGGATTTGTCCATAtgaatattggacttttttttttttctgttgaggTTAATTTACAAGCATGCAATTATCCTGTATGAGATTagatcttttttattattattatttaacctttatttaaccaggtaaaaaaaactcaaTGAGACCAAATTCTCTTTTCCAAGGGTGACCTGTCCAAGAGGTCAGCAGCACACGTCATAATAAATAAGATTAGATATACAAGACAGGTTACGAACaataattttgacaaaaactgtAATGAAATAATGTACAATTTTAGGAGGAGTTGAGGTCACAGTgatacattaaaaacacaggcaaatattacattattattattacattatat
This genomic interval carries:
- the LOC122765782 gene encoding proteasome maturation protein; translated protein: MNTRGLRSQLKDSVPVSGLCPQGQYGIQDSLRSGFTSVKNELLPSHPLELSEKNFQLNQERMNYSTLRNIQGLHAPLKLQMEYRAARQIQRLPFLQSSNLALDTLRGGDESIGFEDILNDPAQSEMMGEPHMMVEYKLGLL
- the lg1h11orf65 gene encoding LOW QUALITY PROTEIN: protein MFI (The sequence of the model RefSeq protein was modified relative to this genomic sequence to represent the inferred CDS: inserted 1 base in 1 codon; substituted 3 bases at 3 genomic stop codons), which encodes MSSQEGGPADLLQQAAARIIQKASKRYVDREVFRYFKLLIDHCNQRDPQSILKTVNPXEAELLDAAAGVFIRFRLGGVTFPPNIYYKIFTHRPITDVCASSPKDYTQPGLKKPSGQMQEDRSGWYQRMENNSWRLFYIKVLPIVEPAEIGADKKIDFHYSIEQCGXLSLKTKYYRXLSIVHCRYTQGRLQNHSVHGQTVTSXQSTAKEMMDNAEADETEERELDEFLTWSTTLSFEEYMQEWRCLACSL